Proteins encoded together in one Nostoc sp. PCC 7524 window:
- the smc gene encoding chromosome segregation protein SMC produces MVHIKRVELTNFKSFGGTTSVPLLPGFTVISGPNGSGKSNILDALLFCLGLASSKGMRADRLPDLVNNNQTAKSRAAVEASVTVTFDLSEEVSRKGAEAQREGGAEGLEEDSDSLLPTPHSLTEWSVTRRLRVTHQGTYTSNYYINGVSATLTELHEELERLRIYPEGYNVVLQGDVTSIISMNAKERREIIDELAGVAAFDRKIHQAKGTLDEVKEKEDSCRIIENELTLQRDRLSQDKAKAEKYQKLRTEFLHKQSWEAVLSWRSLQVQQEKLATEIQAGDRNYSELTTQLTALNAEIAQKTAELEQLNAHVKALGEEELLAVQSTLATQEAERKQLQRQQAELEAAIQETAKRLAHTQQEIQQHQQGLGEIAQAQDVERQSIVYCQRQRDEAQQALEQSREAAAEIASASEAWVQQQTALNRQIETLLQTLEPQRTEQAQLRERNSQLQQLIQEETELIANLEPQLAEKQAECTRLETEFNTSSEPIQDLAQNLAATEQELQIQQDTQKRLLQEQREKQRQLDKIEAQAQAQQEVQGTQASKVIIQSGIPGVCGLVVHLGRVEPRFQLALEIAAGARLGHIVVEDDGIAAAGIELLKQKRAGRATFLPLNKIQAPRITQDATLRLAHGFVNYAVNLVECDRRYRDVFNYVFGNTVVFANLEQARKNLGLYRIVTLDGELLETSGAMTGGSMNQRSALRFGKGEAAESDEAVALKQRLQDIDRILDRCSDAIATLATKTKQLSQELTEARQARREQQLQLEQLQKEIKSLTAQLAGTRSQLSQNTEKFTTSQSRLEILDNELPGQETQLQQLRHTLAELEASQTPSEWQQIQATIKTQEQQLQQRETALREAEQRLKNLENQQQRLLERIQEAEQRITEYQQEQQTQQTQITTLSTQHSALSTQITETRAKLSEMEKNLGEEKQKRDAIEQQVRSHLLRQQQLEWEIQKLEETQHKRREDLAAIQSQLQELLPELPNPLPEVPDQVDLEELQKELRSLTKRLQAMEPVNMLALEEYERTQKRLEELSQKLQTLEAERTELLLRIENFTTLRQIAFKEAFDAVNENFQSIFATLSDGDGYLQLDNPEDPFNSGLNLVAHPKGKPVQRLASMSGGEKSLTALSFIFALQRYRPSPFYAFDEVDMFLDGANVERLSRMIKQQAQQAQFIVVSLRRPMIESAERTIGVTQARGAYTQVLGIKLQSSNTSA; encoded by the coding sequence ATGGTGCATATTAAGCGCGTAGAACTTACCAATTTTAAATCCTTCGGTGGCACTACTTCCGTCCCTCTGCTACCGGGGTTTACTGTCATCTCTGGGCCGAATGGTTCGGGTAAGTCTAATATTTTGGATGCGCTGCTGTTTTGTTTGGGATTGGCTAGTTCTAAGGGAATGCGGGCTGATCGTTTGCCGGATTTGGTTAATAATAATCAAACGGCTAAAAGTCGGGCGGCGGTGGAAGCTAGTGTGACGGTGACTTTTGATTTGTCGGAGGAAGTTTCGCGCAAAGGCGCAGAGGCGCAGAGGGAGGGAGGCGCGGAGGGATTAGAGGAAGATTCCGACTCCCTACTCCCTACTCCCCACTCCCTAACTGAATGGAGTGTGACTAGACGGTTGCGGGTGACTCATCAGGGAACTTATACGTCGAATTACTATATCAATGGTGTGAGTGCGACTCTGACGGAGTTACATGAGGAGTTGGAGAGGCTGCGGATTTATCCAGAAGGATATAACGTGGTGTTGCAGGGGGATGTCACGAGTATTATCTCGATGAATGCGAAGGAACGCCGGGAAATTATTGATGAGTTGGCTGGGGTGGCGGCGTTTGATCGGAAGATTCACCAAGCTAAGGGAACTTTAGATGAGGTGAAGGAGAAGGAAGATAGTTGTCGGATTATTGAGAATGAGTTAACTTTACAGCGCGATCGCCTGTCTCAAGATAAGGCGAAAGCGGAGAAGTATCAAAAGCTGAGGACGGAGTTTCTGCATAAGCAGTCTTGGGAAGCGGTGTTGTCTTGGCGTTCTCTCCAGGTACAGCAGGAGAAGTTAGCTACGGAGATTCAAGCAGGCGATCGCAATTATAGTGAACTGACTACTCAACTAACTGCCTTAAATGCGGAAATTGCCCAAAAAACGGCTGAATTAGAGCAACTTAACGCCCATGTGAAGGCTTTGGGGGAAGAAGAACTGTTGGCGGTACAATCTACCCTGGCAACTCAAGAAGCGGAAAGGAAGCAATTACAACGTCAGCAAGCGGAGTTAGAGGCGGCTATTCAAGAAACTGCTAAACGCTTGGCGCACACTCAGCAGGAAATTCAACAGCATCAGCAGGGTTTGGGTGAAATTGCTCAAGCACAGGATGTAGAACGCCAATCTATTGTCTATTGTCAACGCCAACGGGATGAAGCACAACAAGCTTTGGAACAATCCCGTGAAGCAGCCGCAGAAATCGCTTCGGCTTCGGAAGCATGGGTACAGCAACAAACGGCGTTAAATCGTCAAATTGAAACTTTACTGCAAACTCTAGAACCCCAGCGTACTGAACAAGCCCAACTGCGGGAACGGAATAGTCAATTACAGCAACTAATTCAAGAGGAAACCGAGTTAATTGCTAATTTAGAACCTCAGTTAGCAGAGAAACAAGCTGAGTGTACGCGGTTAGAAACCGAGTTTAATACTTCCAGTGAACCCATCCAAGATTTAGCGCAAAATCTCGCCGCTACAGAACAGGAGTTACAAATCCAGCAGGATACCCAAAAACGGCTGTTACAAGAGCAACGGGAAAAACAACGGCAGTTAGATAAAATTGAGGCACAAGCCCAAGCACAGCAAGAAGTTCAGGGAACCCAAGCCAGTAAGGTGATTATCCAATCGGGAATACCTGGGGTTTGTGGTTTGGTGGTACATTTGGGACGGGTAGAACCCCGCTTTCAGTTGGCGTTGGAAATTGCGGCTGGGGCGCGTTTGGGGCATATTGTGGTGGAAGATGACGGTATCGCCGCCGCCGGGATTGAATTACTCAAACAAAAACGCGCCGGGAGAGCCACGTTTTTACCGTTAAATAAAATTCAAGCTCCGAGAATTACCCAAGATGCTACCCTGCGGTTAGCTCATGGCTTTGTTAACTATGCCGTTAACTTAGTAGAATGCGATCGCCGTTATCGGGATGTGTTTAATTATGTTTTCGGTAACACAGTCGTATTTGCCAACTTAGAACAGGCACGGAAAAATCTTGGCTTATATCGCATCGTCACCTTAGACGGGGAACTATTAGAAACCAGTGGCGCGATGACTGGTGGGAGCATGAACCAGCGTTCAGCGTTACGCTTTGGCAAGGGAGAAGCGGCGGAGTCAGATGAAGCCGTAGCTTTAAAACAGCGTTTACAGGATATTGACCGCATTTTAGACCGTTGTAGTGATGCGATCGCCACTTTAGCCACTAAAACTAAACAATTATCCCAAGAACTTACCGAAGCCCGTCAAGCCCGGCGAGAACAGCAGTTACAGTTAGAACAGCTACAAAAAGAGATTAAGAGTTTAACCGCGCAGTTAGCAGGGACGCGATCGCAACTGAGCCAAAACACCGAAAAATTTACCACTTCCCAATCCCGCCTGGAAATATTAGACAATGAACTTCCAGGACAAGAAACCCAATTACAACAATTACGCCACACCCTAGCCGAATTAGAAGCTTCCCAAACCCCCAGCGAATGGCAACAAATCCAAGCGACAATTAAAACCCAAGAACAGCAATTACAACAACGGGAAACCGCCTTACGGGAAGCCGAGCAAAGATTAAAAAACCTAGAAAATCAGCAACAACGCCTCCTAGAACGCATCCAAGAAGCTGAACAACGCATTACGGAATATCAACAAGAACAACAAACCCAACAAACCCAAATCACCACCCTCAGCACTCAGCACTCAGCACTCAGCACTCAAATCACAGAAACTCGTGCCAAGCTGAGTGAAATGGAAAAGAATTTGGGCGAAGAAAAGCAAAAACGCGACGCAATAGAACAGCAAGTGCGATCGCATCTGCTACGTCAACAACAATTAGAGTGGGAAATCCAAAAGCTGGAAGAAACCCAACACAAACGCCGCGAAGATTTAGCAGCCATCCAAAGCCAATTACAAGAATTACTCCCGGAATTGCCTAATCCCTTGCCAGAAGTACCGGATCAGGTAGACTTAGAGGAATTACAGAAAGAATTGCGATCGCTTACCAAACGCCTACAGGCAATGGAACCTGTGAATATGCTAGCCTTGGAGGAATACGAGCGCACCCAAAAACGTCTCGAAGAACTCAGCCAAAAATTGCAGACATTAGAAGCAGAACGCACCGAATTATTATTAAGGATTGAAAACTTTACTACCTTGCGGCAAATAGCTTTTAAAGAAGCCTTCGATGCTGTGAATGAAAACTTCCAATCAATTTTCGCCACCCTCTCCGACGGTGACGGCTACCTGCAACTCGATAATCCCGAAGATCCCTTTAATAGTGGCTTGAATTTAGTCGCCCACCCCAAAGGTAAACCAGTCCAAAGACTCGCTTCCATGTCTGGGGGTGAAAAATCTCTCACCGCCCTAAGCTTTATTTTTGCCCTGCAACGCTACCGCCCCTCACCCTTTTACGCCTTTGACGAAGTAGATATGTTCCTGGATGGCGCAAACGTCGAAAGATTATCTAGAATGATCAAACAGCAGGCACAGCAAGCACAGTTCATAGTTGTGAGTTTGCGTCGTCCGATGATAGAATCAGCCGAACGCACCATTGGCGTTACTCAGGCTAGAGGAGCTTATACTCAAGTTTTGGGAATTAAGTTACAATCCTCGAATACATCTGCTTGA
- a CDS encoding putative toxin-antitoxin system toxin component, PIN family, producing the protein MLFSDANFKELQEILHRSKFDKYISLTIRTQFLAKLKLESEEVEIVQMIKECRDPKNDQFLEVAINGNATHIITGDKDLLELHPFQGVHIITATQFLEIFSD; encoded by the coding sequence ATTTTATTTTCAGATGCGAATTTTAAAGAACTACAAGAAATTCTCCATCGTTCAAAATTCGATAAATATATTTCTCTGACTATTCGTACTCAATTTTTAGCTAAATTAAAACTTGAATCAGAAGAAGTTGAAATAGTCCAGATGATCAAAGAGTGTAGAGATCCAAAAAATGACCAATTTCTTGAAGTGGCTATTAATGGTAATGCAACTCATATTATTACAGGAGATAAAGATTTATTAGAACTTCATCCCTTTCAAGGAGTTCATATTATTACCGCCACGCAATTTTTAGAAATTTTCTCAGATTGA
- a CDS encoding PRC-barrel domain-containing protein, producing MTSEQIIRRSDILNTQVITRDNGKRLGIVSQVWVDIDQREVVALGLRDSLISISGLPRYMYLSSVSQFGDVILVDNEDVIEDIEVEALSNLMNWEVITETGEVLGRVRGFKFEGETGKLNSIVIASLGVPQIPDQFLSTYEISIEEVVSTGPNRLIVFEGAEERVNQLTVGVLERLGIGKAPWERESEEEYYSTPRAVAPSNQLPSGVPLQPPKPKVRTPEPVAVEEEWTEDYIEEEIPQRQVMRARQYESIQYEEDEEDNWSEATGRDRYQEPPAQPYKPYTNDYDDYDDVEGDAWEDTPPQPVNIPKKVKERQPEYEEESGY from the coding sequence ATGACCTCTGAACAGATAATTAGGCGTTCCGACATATTAAATACCCAGGTGATTACCCGCGACAATGGCAAACGGTTAGGCATCGTCAGTCAAGTCTGGGTAGATATTGATCAAAGAGAGGTTGTGGCTCTTGGTTTGCGAGACAGCCTGATCTCTATTTCTGGTCTGCCACGCTATATGTACCTGAGCAGCGTCAGCCAATTTGGTGATGTCATCCTGGTGGATAACGAAGATGTCATAGAAGATATTGAAGTTGAAGCCCTCAGCAACCTGATGAACTGGGAAGTGATCACAGAAACAGGTGAAGTTCTCGGCAGAGTCAGGGGCTTCAAGTTTGAGGGCGAAACAGGTAAGCTCAACTCCATTGTCATCGCCTCTTTGGGAGTACCCCAAATTCCCGACCAGTTTTTGAGTACCTACGAAATATCCATAGAAGAAGTAGTCAGTACAGGCCCCAACAGATTAATTGTCTTTGAGGGAGCAGAAGAACGGGTGAACCAGTTAACCGTCGGTGTTCTGGAACGCCTGGGTATTGGCAAAGCACCTTGGGAAAGGGAATCCGAAGAAGAATACTACTCCACACCCCGCGCCGTTGCACCATCCAATCAACTACCCAGTGGTGTCCCATTGCAGCCACCCAAGCCCAAAGTCCGCACCCCTGAACCTGTAGCTGTAGAAGAAGAATGGACTGAAGACTACATCGAAGAAGAAATACCCCAGCGTCAAGTCATGCGGGCGCGACAGTACGAGTCTATTCAATACGAAGAAGACGAAGAAGATAACTGGAGTGAAGCCACAGGTAGGGATAGATATCAAGAACCACCAGCCCAGCCCTATAAGCCCTACACCAATGATTACGACGATTATGACGATGTAGAAGGCGATGCTTGGGAAGATACGCCGCCGCAACCAGTGAATATTCCCAAGAAAGTCAAAGAAAGACAGCCAGAATACGAAGAAGAAAGCGGATATTAA